In the genome of Mercurialis annua linkage group LG8, ddMerAnnu1.2, whole genome shotgun sequence, the window TGGTATGAAGTTGTGCATTTAGATAGTCTAAGActgtataaaatttaattttttgattaagtGCCAATTTGCCTCTCAACTTGCAAGAAATGGTTGATTAGTACAATTTTTAACTTTATGATCAGTTTAGTCctaaacttgttttttttttatcaatttatcctATTTTTACACCTAGTGCAGCTCCGATAATAATATCATGCTAAAATGGGACAAATTGATTTTAACTTAACTTCCAATTggtattgatttttaattttatggtcAATTTAGTACTTCATCTTGCAAGAAAAGTTCAATTAGtactgatttttaattttatggtcaatttagtccatttggatatatttttttatattagtttacCTTATTTTTACACGTAATTCGGGACGTGTTGTGCATCTCCGATAATAATTATTATGCTAAAATTAGacaaattgatttaaaaaaaataaatttatgactAAATTGACCATAAAGTTAAAATATGTGCTAATTGAGCATCGTTGCAAGTTGAGGGTGTGAATTGTTACTTAAGCGGAAAGTCTATATATCATAGAGTTCTATTCtttcgttttaaaagaaatCAAGTGAGTATTCTGTCATGCAAATGACATGATTTTGCAAGAATACAAAGATTGAATTGATGTCTTGCacttttgtttgtttgtttcacacaatgtaaaaaaaaaaatacaatgcaTTTTCAAATCATCCAAAAGGAAAAGGAGGAAAATGATATGATTCTGTttccttatttattttagttactgAAGGGTGTTTTGTACATTTGTTACAGCTTGCTCATTCAAGTCCTTTTGTAGAGCTTTTGACATCTTTAGCATGGAATCTCTTGTTGAAAAGGGTATGGTGTAGGTTCCTTCTTTTTTACTCATTGTGATCactatcaaattaaaattgacaAGGTCCGGTCTTTCTGTTGCAAAATTTCAGGTGGGATATGACCTCATGGTTTATCTTCTAAAGCATGCTTCCATATTTATACCACTTCCTCACAACAGACATTGTCAAGTGGCAGGTCCACCTGTCAATGTTTTGGCCCTTAACTTGCTCAAGAATGCAGCTGACGCACGATGCCAGGATCCGCCTGGCATCCATTTAGGTAATTCAGTATCGGGATACTATATCTTTTGATTTTCTAGTGCAGTTGATACATACATAGTTTTAAAGAAAGTTAGAATGAACATATAGGTGTAGTTTCTTGTTTTCTGTTAGAAAAAAACAATTCATTCATGTTTTTCGTGCTTTTGGAATTCCATCTGGTACTATTAAGGTTGATTTAATTTATTCGTACCTTCATAGCTGAATATCGTAATTGATGTCAAACTTTTTTTGTGTGTTACTAGGACACAAGAAAAAGAGAAAGAGGGCCTATAATGCTAGTCTAACTTCTGACATGCAGCAAAACAATCTTCTTTGCGTTACGGATTGTGTAGGCTGTGCTAGTTGTAATGTTAGTTATATAAAGCCTTTAAGCAGGCATGCTGGAAACAAAAATGGCGAGAAAGGTGTCAATGAAGCAGCTGCGTCAACAACTGGAGTTGATTCTACCGAGTATGAAGCACATCCAAAAGAAGGATTAGTGAAATTGCGAAAGCGTTCAAGGCCTTTTAGGTGGCGGCGCTGTAAGAAGCACAAGTATTCAGATTTTAGTGAAAGCATTAGTATGCCTATCGACACGGATCCTGCTGATAGATGGAGTGGGATGAGTGCTGTTGAAGCAGGTTCAGCATTCTCTGGAGCTTGTACGGTGAACTATGAAGGGTTCTCAGTTAAAAAGCCTCAAGGTCTAAATCAAGTGATGACAAAGGCAAAGCCTAAAGGATTGTCAAGATTATTTTGGGGACAGTGCTGTAAAAAGCGCAAGCATTTAGATGTTGAAGAAGCCAGTGAAGACTCCTCTTACTTAATGGGCGGCACTGACAATGAAAGAATACCTAGGAGACTTCAGTGTGAGCTTAAGAAAATTAGAAGTCATTCCCATGATAAGGTCGTTTCTAAACAGAACTATGAGATGATaactttaattttgttatcATTTTTCTCCATGGATTTTTTCAATATTCTGTTTTTGAAGTGCAGATGCCTCAACGGTGCACTTGTTGTCTTATATTTCAAGATGCCTCTTTAGTCAACAAAGGTGCACAGGTTAATAGGCAACACATGTTTTATAATCTGGAGCAGTCTTCATCAGCTCTCCCAAGAGAGCGTATCCTTTAGCATGCTCTCCGATTGTAGTGCGCAAATCGTGTGCGCGTCATTCTTTTAATACTTACTTTCATGGTGTCATTGCTTACTCTTTTGGTTCTTCAATTAGCAGAAAGAAGTTTATTTCAAGTAAAATTTTGCAGTATCaatctcaattttttatttggaagTATTTTAGTTGTCCATAAACACAGTATAACACTAAAATTGTgctgttttaaaagtttatactCCCAGTGCCTGTTTTATTGGTTATTAAAAAGACAAAAGCTGTGTGCAATCTTCACATTATTCAGATGAATTAAATCGCGTGAGGCCAAATTTTGCTGGTTCGAAGATTCTTGTTGGGAGTATATTTGGCTTATCCACTGTGAATACAAATGCTCCATCAGAGCAATGCTGCCACCGTAGCGGCTTCTGTCTCGTTGGCTCTGCATGCCTGTAAGCTGTGGTTTCACATGCAATACTTGGAATTTTATGAACttaaattttgtttcttttattaatttcaaatgtCCCTCTCTTTTTTGCTTTAATTTCTAGGTATCATTCACTTATTAAGTGCCTCAAGATTCTTATACGTCATACTCGTTACTACAAGAAATTGCAATTGTTGGATAAGCATTGCACTGTTTCATCAACGACTAACCTTAGCAATCAAAATTTGAGCGCAGTGTATGAGGTTAGTGATCAATGTGGGAATCATACGCAGGGTTAAAGCATTGATTTGTAGTTTATGTACTATTATGTTTTTCAACAAAAACTGAAATGCTTggctaataaaaaaatttcaggaGAATGTACCAGAGAAGGGAATATCCAAGAAATCTCGCAGTGTTAGTACTGAACATGGCGAACGAACTTTAAGTTCTGGGAATCCTCAGACTGAGTTAGTTAAGTCACACTGCACGAAAAGTCAGGTGGTTTCATTTATATGGGCTATCTGTAGAAAAATTGTTCCTCAAGATTTGTTAGGTACTCCTTCCAATTGGAGAATCTTAAGACGAAATATTTCCAAGCTCATTCAGCTAAGAAgatttgaaaaaatttcaattaaacaATGTATGCATAAATTAAAGATATCAGAGTTCCCATTTCTGTCAGATAAGCATTCCTTATGCTGTCTAGATGCTGGGGTGCTTAGCAATGTACGAAGACAGAATTCAGAAGCACGGCAGGGACTGGGTCAATTGAATGATGCCGCAAGTAATCTGAAACAGCTGCTTTTAGAGAAATGGATATTCTGGTTTTTTTCATGTTTGGTTGTGCCACTGCTTCAAGCCAACTTTTATGTCACTGAAACTGGGCATGATAAACAAGATGTCTTTTATTATCGGAAGTCAATTTGGGAGGAGTTGAAAAATATAACAATTGCTGGCTTGAAAGACCAGAACTACCAGCACTTAGATCGTAGTGATGTTAGAAGAATTATAGGCCATAGATTATTTGGGTTCTCAAAGCTTAGACTTCGCCCGAAAGAGAATGGAGTAAGGATGCTTGCAAATCTCAAAGCGCCATCTAGAATGCATGTTGAAGAATTCTCTTCTACTGGCGTACCAAGAAAAGCTCAATCATGGTCTAAACTGGTTAAGTGCAAGAATTTCAAACCCGTAAATTATGTTCTTCGGGATACATATGCTGTTCTAAAAGGTACACTGTCGAAAGAACCAGAGA includes:
- the LOC126660584 gene encoding telomerase reverse transcriptase, which produces MAKKRKIVPVVLWRLFGDRARTLSSTITSLTPQSHGTEDATSFLLHSRDDPINYIKLLHHCFVVLDRNAPPFVAVKRRLLDNRSQHEIVVSIIEMMITERLTSSNNVLCSAYDKLAHSSPFVELLTSLAWNLLLKRVGYDLMVYLLKHASIFIPLPHNRHCQVAGPPVNVLALNLLKNAADARCQDPPGIHLGHKKKRKRAYNASLTSDMQQNNLLCVTDCVGCASCNVSYIKPLSRHAGNKNGEKGVNEAAASTTGVDSTEYEAHPKEGLVKLRKRSRPFRWRRCKKHKYSDFSESISMPIDTDPADRWSGMSAVEAGSAFSGACTVNYEGFSVKKPQGLNQVMTKAKPKGLSRLFWGQCCKKRKHLDVEEASEDSSYLMGGTDNERIPRRLQCELKKIRSHSHDKMPQRCTCCLIFQDASLVNKGAQVNRQHMFYNLEQSSSALPREHELNRVRPNFAGSKILVGSIFGLSTVNTNAPSEQCCHRSGFCLVGSACLYHSLIKCLKILIRHTRYYKKLQLLDKHCTVSSTTNLSNQNLSAVYEENVPEKGISKKSRSVSTEHGERTLSSGNPQTELVKSHCTKSQVVSFIWAICRKIVPQDLLGTPSNWRILRRNISKLIQLRRFEKISIKQCMHKLKISEFPFLSDKHSLCCLDAGVLSNVRRQNSEARQGLGQLNDAASNLKQLLLEKWIFWFFSCLVVPLLQANFYVTETGHDKQDVFYYRKSIWEELKNITIAGLKDQNYQHLDRSDVRRIIGHRLFGFSKLRLRPKENGVRMLANLKAPSRMHVEEFSSTGVPRKAQSWSKLVKCKNFKPVNYVLRDTYAVLKGTLSKEPEKLGSSVFDYNDIYRKLCLFIIGLKNGSNTIPNVYIVISDVSKAFDSIDQNQLLRVMKEVFHEDVYHLQQSSQVVCTKKSFWVHENLTLKDTDSVTSLTTMSSSARFGSLHNVLINQGYNRYMKKKDILFNLKQHVKQNVLLLDKIFYLQGIGIPQGSILSTLLCSIYYGHLERHELFPFIQKTCGATVDDLSRRCNSCDASAARNSCEDSVVSSPSHILMRLIDDMCFISTSEQQANSYYNRLKIGFQGYNCYMNEKKFCLSFRPENEPQLLLNRVYVGEDGISFLRWSGLLLNPSTLEVQADYTRYLNSHLRSSLTVSWEDKPGRRLKEKLCAFMRPKCYPIFFDSNINSGNVVRLNIYQSFLLCAMKFHCYVSEIYSFKLHPRFHLEIIDKSFRYMYALIKKSMRPMRTGSQFRPILKLEAGEVEWLGLNAFVKVLNRKQSRHQELLPLLKSKLLAHTINRNVSSQLQYAVQSSHSSVMWKIKY